From the Desulfovibrio sp. JY genome, one window contains:
- the ligA gene encoding NAD-dependent DNA ligase LigA, translating to MSEGKDDAARLRELRGQIHDHDYRYYVLDDPTIEDAAYDALYRELKRLEAAHPELDDPNSPTKRVGGTVLPAFVSKPHRLAMYSLDNAMSEEEWQDFVTRAANKLEKEGQPFTRTFWVDPKFDGLALEIIYENGVYAGALTRGDGEVGEDVTENVRTVKNVPLDLRPHAAKANIPVPALLEVRGEVVMTRQDFYELNERQREQGGKIFANPRNAAAGSVRQLDSKISASRPLTFFAYAIGEKDWAGADPGWTTHSGIMEGLGKLGLPVAREGKVAREDEVYPYFKTMGVRRPDLPFEIDGVVVKVDSLADQEALGFTGRAPRFAIALKFPAHEAETVLKRIEVQVGRTGVLTPVAILEPVSLAGVTVARATLHNEDEIKAKDLRAGDTVVVRRAGDVIPEVVRVVPEKRPADAEPFPFPHICPSCHSPAVRAPGEAAWRCVNLACPAMLRRGIAYFVSKSGLDIEGIGNKWVRALIDKGMVKTPADLFNLTEMDLIPMERMAEKSAANFVAAVEKAQQNATLAKLIAALGIRQVGTRTARTLAEHFRDLDGLAAATSEDLTALPDIGPEVAGSIREFFDNAANRELLERFRQIGLWPVSEPKNTVSPEATPLGGKKFLFTGTLPGLSREKAQALVEAAGGRVVSAVSKKLDYLVVGADPGSKLAKAQSLGITIMDADEFQKLLGEEGARGETL from the coding sequence ATGAGCGAGGGAAAAGACGACGCCGCGCGCCTGCGCGAGCTTCGGGGGCAAATCCACGACCACGACTACCGTTATTACGTCCTGGACGACCCGACCATCGAGGACGCGGCCTACGACGCCCTCTACCGGGAGCTCAAGCGGCTTGAAGCGGCCCATCCCGAGCTCGACGACCCCAATTCGCCGACCAAACGCGTCGGCGGCACGGTGTTGCCGGCCTTTGTCTCCAAGCCGCACCGGCTGGCCATGTACAGCCTGGACAACGCCATGAGCGAGGAGGAGTGGCAGGATTTCGTGACCCGGGCGGCCAACAAGCTGGAAAAGGAAGGGCAGCCCTTCACGCGCACCTTCTGGGTCGACCCCAAGTTCGACGGTCTGGCCTTGGAGATCATTTACGAAAACGGCGTCTATGCCGGGGCGCTCACGCGCGGCGACGGCGAAGTGGGCGAAGACGTGACCGAAAACGTGCGCACGGTCAAAAACGTGCCGCTCGATTTGCGGCCCCATGCGGCCAAGGCGAATATCCCCGTGCCGGCGCTGCTCGAAGTGCGCGGCGAAGTGGTCATGACGCGCCAGGATTTTTACGAGCTCAACGAGCGCCAGCGGGAGCAGGGGGGCAAGATTTTCGCCAACCCGCGAAACGCCGCCGCCGGGTCGGTGCGCCAGCTCGATTCGAAAATTTCCGCCAGCCGCCCCCTGACCTTTTTTGCCTACGCCATCGGCGAAAAGGACTGGGCCGGGGCGGACCCGGGCTGGACCACCCATTCCGGCATCATGGAGGGGCTCGGCAAGCTCGGCCTGCCCGTGGCCAGGGAAGGCAAGGTCGCCCGGGAAGACGAGGTCTATCCGTATTTCAAGACCATGGGCGTGCGTCGGCCGGACCTGCCCTTCGAGATAGACGGCGTGGTGGTCAAGGTAGACAGCCTCGCCGATCAGGAGGCGCTCGGATTCACCGGCCGGGCCCCGCGTTTCGCCATCGCGCTCAAGTTTCCGGCCCACGAGGCCGAGACGGTGCTTAAGCGCATCGAGGTGCAGGTGGGGCGCACGGGCGTCCTGACCCCGGTGGCCATCCTCGAACCCGTGTCCCTGGCGGGGGTGACGGTGGCGCGGGCGACGCTGCACAACGAGGACGAGATCAAGGCCAAGGACCTGCGCGCGGGCGATACGGTGGTGGTGCGCCGGGCCGGGGACGTCATCCCCGAGGTGGTGCGCGTGGTGCCGGAAAAACGCCCGGCCGACGCCGAGCCGTTTCCCTTTCCGCACATCTGCCCGTCGTGCCATTCGCCTGCCGTGCGCGCTCCGGGCGAGGCGGCCTGGCGCTGCGTCAACCTGGCCTGCCCGGCCATGCTGCGCCGGGGCATCGCCTATTTCGTGTCCAAGTCGGGCCTGGACATCGAAGGCATCGGCAATAAGTGGGTGCGGGCGCTTATCGACAAGGGCATGGTGAAAACCCCGGCCGATCTTTTCAACCTGACCGAGATGGACCTCATCCCCATGGAGCGCATGGCCGAAAAATCGGCCGCCAATTTCGTGGCCGCCGTGGAAAAGGCCCAGCAAAACGCCACCCTGGCCAAGCTCATCGCCGCGCTCGGCATCCGGCAGGTCGGCACGCGCACGGCCCGGACCCTGGCCGAACATTTCCGCGACCTCGACGGACTTGCCGCCGCCACGTCCGAGGATCTGACCGCCTTGCCGGACATCGGCCCGGAAGTGGCGGGGTCGATCCGCGAGTTCTTCGACAATGCCGCCAACCGCGAACTCCTCGAACGTTTTCGGCAGATCGGCCTGTGGCCCGTCAGCGAGCCCAAAAACACCGTGTCCCCCGAAGCCACGCCCCTCGGCGGCAAGAAGTTTCTTTTCACCGGCACGCTGCCCGGCCTGTCCCGGGAAAAAGCCCAGGCGCTGGTCGAAGCCGCCGGCGGCCGGGTCGTGTCCGCCGTCTCCAAAAAGCTCGACTACCTCGTTGTTGGCGCGGACCCGGGCTCCAAACTGGCCAAAGCGCAATCCCTCGGCATTACCATTATGGATGCCGATGAATTTCAAAAATTATTGGGAGAAGAGGGTGCGAGAGGGGAAACCCTTTAA
- a CDS encoding alcohol dehydrogenase catalytic domain-containing protein: protein MQAVVFDNGSVHVVERPDPRPLAGEALLQVRMAGICNTDLELLKGYMGFAGIPGHEFVAVVAEAPGNPELVGRRVTAEINLGCGHCPTCLTTGPRHCPNRTTLGIAGKDGAFAGYVTMPVPLLHEIPDTVSDREAVFIEPLAAALEPGQQLHLTADMAVLVLGDGKLGILSACSLRHQCPDIVLAGRHARKLAIAADQGVTTRRDDSHDGLVAALLKEFGRFDLVVEATGRPEGLAHALDLTRPEGTIVLKTTTFAATPVNMARVVVDEISLVGSRCGNFHLATAYLRDKLVDVAPLIEAVYPFADFPQAMAAAARPGALKVLTGGKPF from the coding sequence ATGCAGGCCGTCGTCTTTGACAACGGGAGTGTCCATGTGGTCGAAAGGCCCGATCCCCGGCCGCTTGCCGGCGAAGCGCTGCTTCAGGTCCGCATGGCCGGCATCTGCAACACCGACCTGGAGTTGCTCAAGGGGTACATGGGGTTTGCCGGCATCCCGGGCCACGAGTTCGTGGCCGTCGTGGCCGAGGCGCCGGGGAATCCGGAACTGGTCGGCCGGCGGGTGACGGCGGAAATCAACCTGGGCTGCGGCCATTGCCCGACCTGCCTGACCACCGGGCCGCGCCACTGCCCCAACCGCACCACGCTTGGCATCGCCGGCAAGGACGGCGCGTTCGCCGGCTACGTCACCATGCCGGTCCCACTGCTCCACGAAATCCCGGACACTGTCTCGGACCGCGAAGCGGTGTTCATCGAACCCCTGGCCGCCGCCCTGGAACCCGGGCAACAGCTCCATCTCACCGCCGACATGGCCGTGCTGGTCCTTGGCGACGGCAAGCTCGGCATCCTGTCCGCCTGCTCCCTGCGCCACCAATGCCCGGACATCGTCCTGGCCGGCCGCCACGCCCGCAAGCTGGCCATTGCCGCCGACCAGGGGGTCACCACGCGCCGCGATGACAGCCATGACGGCCTCGTCGCCGCCCTGCTCAAGGAATTCGGTCGCTTCGACCTGGTCGTCGAGGCCACGGGCCGCCCCGAGGGCCTGGCCCATGCCCTGGACCTGACGCGCCCGGAAGGGACCATCGTGCTCAAGACCACCACCTTTGCCGCGACCCCGGTCAACATGGCCCGGGTGGTGGTGGACGAAATCAGCCTCGTCGGCTCGCGGTGCGGTAATTTTCATCTGGCCACGGCCTATCTGCGCGACAAGCTGGTAGACGTCGCGCCCCTTATCGAAGCCGTCTACCCCTTTGCGGATTTTCCCCAGGCCATGGCCGCCGCCGCCCGCCCCGGCGCGTTGAAGGTGTTAACTGGGGGGAAACCTTTCTGA
- the coaE gene encoding dephospho-CoA kinase (Dephospho-CoA kinase (CoaE) performs the final step in coenzyme A biosynthesis.): MQQDMVCEAVFDPADDGGRGTRLDVFWSVRLAGEDVTRARVRAAIEDGQASVDGAPCRKPGTKLRGGEALTLRLPKLSSETGAEAGALTLLHADADVIVLDKPAGLTVHPAPGLPEGTLVNRLLYRFPQLHDMAGERPGIVHRLDKDTSGLLLVALTEAARQALAADFAARRVRKTYLALVHGRPDRDGGDIRLPIGRDPRNRTKMAVAAKGGREAATRWRLVWSAPDDAASLLEVDIFTGRTHQIRVHLAAIGHPIVGDAVYGALQHTAWKRRPGVLARLATRQMLHAWKLSFVHPGTGETCSYRCPPPPDFWRLVLLLGRRCQRVGLVGMPGCGKSALLKVFEAAGSPVFSADAAVGRLYAPGGGGAHMLAGRFGEKALGPDGSVDKAWLLTRMLENESFRREVMELVHPLVRAELDAFLQANVTARVAFAEVPLLFESGWPWQDVADMVVGVRCSLETRRERLTGGRGWDGDLADRMDGWQWPEAAKLAKCRFVVDNDGDLDSLTRQGRDVLDGLAALRRREAFDRLQWLRDRGYAPGPLPATGGGQ; this comes from the coding sequence ATGCAACAAGACATGGTGTGCGAGGCGGTTTTCGATCCGGCAGACGACGGCGGGCGTGGCACGCGGCTGGATGTCTTCTGGAGTGTCCGGCTGGCCGGGGAGGACGTCACCCGGGCACGGGTGCGCGCGGCCATCGAGGACGGGCAGGCGAGCGTGGACGGCGCGCCCTGCCGCAAGCCCGGAACCAAGCTTCGCGGCGGTGAGGCGCTGACCCTGCGCCTGCCGAAGCTCTCCAGCGAGACCGGGGCCGAGGCCGGGGCGCTGACGCTGCTTCATGCCGACGCGGACGTGATCGTGCTGGACAAACCGGCCGGGCTCACCGTGCATCCGGCTCCGGGGCTGCCCGAGGGGACGCTGGTCAACCGGCTCTTGTACCGTTTCCCGCAGCTTCACGACATGGCCGGTGAGCGGCCGGGCATCGTCCACCGTCTGGACAAGGACACGAGCGGCCTGTTGCTGGTCGCCCTGACCGAAGCCGCCAGGCAGGCCCTGGCCGCCGATTTCGCGGCGAGAAGGGTGCGCAAGACCTATCTGGCCCTGGTGCACGGCCGGCCCGACCGTGACGGCGGGGACATCCGCCTGCCGATCGGCCGCGACCCCAGGAATCGGACCAAAATGGCGGTGGCGGCCAAAGGCGGGCGCGAGGCCGCAACCCGCTGGCGGCTGGTCTGGAGTGCGCCGGACGATGCGGCCAGCCTTTTGGAAGTGGACATTTTCACCGGCCGCACCCACCAGATCCGGGTGCATCTGGCGGCCATCGGCCATCCCATCGTCGGGGATGCGGTCTACGGCGCACTGCAACATACCGCCTGGAAACGCCGGCCAGGTGTCCTGGCCCGGCTGGCCACGCGCCAGATGCTTCACGCCTGGAAGCTGTCCTTTGTCCATCCGGGTACTGGGGAGACGTGCTCCTACCGTTGCCCGCCGCCCCCGGATTTCTGGCGGCTGGTGCTGCTCCTTGGCCGTCGCTGCCAACGGGTGGGGCTGGTCGGCATGCCGGGCTGCGGCAAGTCGGCCTTGCTCAAGGTCTTTGAGGCGGCCGGCTCTCCGGTCTTTTCCGCCGATGCGGCCGTGGGCAGGCTCTATGCCCCGGGAGGCGGCGGGGCGCACATGCTGGCCGGGCGCTTCGGAGAGAAGGCGCTCGGACCGGACGGCTCCGTCGACAAGGCCTGGTTGCTTACGCGGATGCTCGAAAACGAATCCTTCCGGCGGGAGGTCATGGAACTGGTGCATCCGCTGGTTCGGGCGGAACTGGATGCTTTCCTGCAAGCGAACGTCACGGCCCGGGTAGCCTTTGCCGAGGTGCCGCTGCTTTTCGAATCGGGTTGGCCTTGGCAGGACGTTGCGGATATGGTTGTCGGAGTTCGTTGTTCCTTGGAGACGCGCCGGGAGCGCCTCACCGGCGGGCGTGGCTGGGACGGGGATCTGGCCGACCGCATGGACGGCTGGCAGTGGCCCGAGGCGGCCAAGCTGGCCAAATGCCGGTTCGTGGTGGACAATGACGGCGACCTGGACAGTTTGACGCGCCAGGGACGGGACGTCCTGGACGGACTGGCCGCGTTGCGCCGCCGGGAGGCGTTTGACCGCCTGCAATGGTTGCGGGATCGGGGTTATGCGCCGGGGCCGCTGCCCGCCACCGGAGGCGGGCAATGA
- a CDS encoding rhomboid family intramembrane serine protease: MIPLRDNVPSSRRPLVTWTIIALCALLFFFEQLLPNRALFEFLYIYGVVPARYTDPAYAAIMGYPRGGYESMVTYMFLHGGWLHFLLNMWVLWIFADNVEEALGPLRFALFYLACGVIAVCTHILFNWNATMPVIGASGAIAGVMGAYFRLFPRARVVTLIPIFIFPWIIELPAVVFLGIWFFLQLLSGVSGSVSGSGASSVAFWAHAGGFVAGLGLVRLILPHGCEFCFDPRNRRYDREG, translated from the coding sequence ATGATACCGCTTCGCGACAATGTGCCAAGTTCCCGCCGGCCACTCGTGACCTGGACGATCATTGCCCTGTGCGCGCTGCTTTTTTTCTTCGAGCAACTGCTGCCGAATCGTGCCCTGTTCGAATTTTTGTATATCTATGGCGTGGTCCCGGCCCGCTACACCGATCCGGCCTATGCCGCCATCATGGGCTATCCCAGGGGCGGCTACGAATCCATGGTCACCTACATGTTTCTGCACGGCGGCTGGCTGCATTTTCTGCTCAACATGTGGGTGCTGTGGATATTCGCCGACAATGTGGAGGAGGCGCTCGGGCCGTTGCGGTTTGCCCTGTTCTACCTGGCCTGCGGCGTGATCGCCGTCTGCACCCACATTCTTTTCAACTGGAACGCCACCATGCCGGTGATCGGGGCCTCCGGGGCCATCGCCGGGGTGATGGGGGCCTATTTCCGCCTGTTTCCCCGGGCCAGGGTGGTGACGCTCATTCCGATTTTCATCTTTCCCTGGATCATCGAACTCCCGGCCGTGGTCTTTCTGGGCATCTGGTTTTTCCTGCAACTGCTTTCCGGCGTCAGTGGCTCGGTCAGCGGCAGCGGGGCCAGCAGCGTCGCCTTCTGGGCCCATGCCGGCGGTTTCGTCGCCGGGCTCGGGCTTGTGCGCCTCATTTTGCCGCACGGCTGCGAGTTCTGCTTCGATCCCCGCAACCGGCGCTACGATCGGGAAGGATAG
- a CDS encoding helix-turn-helix domain-containing protein: MKPDTFEDAYARIQAATKTRTQTEIAALLGIKQSSISDAKKKNTIPDGWLITLYRACGLEPDWILYGQEPASRREGFAMSEGVSGVRETAHEYAATPARTTVYAMARTDPETGVWQRERLESIPLIESLSRPNLLVVKMDNAGMEPVIRHGAYVGIDCDVVRMRTGEIYALDFPGEGLVIKRVVRDLEAKRLSLLADNPSHPAQHLPLETPGITPVGKAIWVIQEI, translated from the coding sequence GTGAAGCCCGACACCTTCGAAGACGCTTATGCCAGGATCCAGGCGGCCACGAAGACCCGGACCCAGACGGAGATCGCAGCTCTGCTCGGCATCAAGCAATCCAGCATTTCCGACGCCAAAAAGAAAAATACCATCCCCGATGGCTGGCTCATCACGCTGTACCGGGCCTGCGGCCTGGAGCCGGACTGGATTTTATACGGGCAGGAACCCGCTTCGAGGCGAGAGGGCTTTGCCATGTCCGAAGGCGTGTCTGGCGTGCGCGAAACCGCCCACGAATACGCGGCCACACCCGCACGCACGACCGTGTATGCCATGGCCCGCACCGATCCCGAAACCGGGGTTTGGCAGCGGGAACGCCTGGAAAGCATCCCGCTTATCGAGTCGCTGTCGCGGCCGAACTTGCTCGTGGTCAAAATGGACAACGCCGGCATGGAGCCGGTCATCCGCCACGGCGCCTATGTAGGCATCGATTGCGACGTCGTGCGTATGCGCACCGGCGAAATTTATGCCCTCGACTTTCCCGGCGAAGGACTGGTCATCAAACGCGTCGTGCGCGATCTCGAAGCCAAGCGACTCTCCCTGCTCGCTGACAATCCCTCCCATCCGGCGCAGCATCTTCCCCTGGAAACTCCGGGAATCACCCCCGTCGGCAAGGCGATCTGGGTCATCCAGGAAATCTGA
- a CDS encoding helix-turn-helix domain-containing protein, with translation MNEGTPQETINRFDDAFDRIKQATGMRTQVEIAKMLDIRQSSISDAKRRQSIPDSWLIKLYQIYNLNPNWIIDGEQPQFLGDKRGGALHVRESGDSYGRKPKYYQMPVASMSTPEPEQEEATVASAETLAVPEQFHKASLVIVRMDESDMEPVIHRGAYVGIDKDRKTIRSGGLYALDMPMEGLIIKRIVHDAENGRLILRSENQTYADQCIPADGAAERVVGRVTWVFQEL, from the coding sequence ATGAACGAAGGGACCCCTCAGGAAACCATCAACCGCTTTGACGACGCATTCGACCGGATCAAGCAGGCGACGGGCATGCGCACCCAGGTGGAGATCGCCAAGATGCTCGATATCCGTCAGTCCAGCATTTCCGACGCCAAGCGCCGTCAATCCATTCCGGATAGCTGGCTGATCAAGCTGTACCAGATATACAACCTCAATCCCAACTGGATCATCGACGGAGAACAGCCGCAATTTCTGGGTGATAAGCGCGGCGGCGCCCTGCATGTGCGGGAATCCGGCGACAGCTACGGCCGCAAGCCCAAGTATTACCAGATGCCCGTGGCCTCCATGTCCACGCCGGAACCGGAACAGGAAGAAGCAACCGTCGCCAGCGCGGAAACATTGGCCGTTCCGGAACAATTCCATAAAGCATCCCTGGTCATCGTGCGCATGGACGAAAGCGACATGGAACCGGTCATCCATCGTGGAGCCTATGTGGGCATCGACAAGGACCGCAAGACCATTCGTTCTGGCGGCCTGTACGCTCTGGATATGCCCATGGAAGGGCTCATCATCAAACGTATTGTGCACGATGCCGAAAACGGCCGGCTCATTCTGCGCTCGGAAAATCAGACCTATGCCGATCAGTGCATTCCCGCCGACGGCGCAGCCGAGCGTGTTGTCGGCCGTGTCACCTGGGTTTTCCAGGAACTCTAG
- the hypF gene encoding carbamoyltransferase HypF, whose amino-acid sequence MPIRARCRHLVAGQVQGVGFRPFVYRLARELELGGFVQNTPEGVVIEVEGTTDAVAAFGRRLPAEIPPLARILHHDQTPAEPSGETAFRIDKSAPGSGHEVLISPDVATCPDCLADMTDPANRRFRYPFTNCTNCGPRYTITRSVPYDRETTSMACFPLCPDCAAEYADPADRRFHAQPNACPVCGPKVWLTDASGTRLAEGDAAIRRLARALADGAIAAVKGLGGFHLLCDATNDAAVRELRRRKHRPSKALAVMVPHLDAAKRIGAVGPRAEELLTGTARPITLVPVRPESGLSPAIAPDTTEIGIMLPYTPLHHILLGDYAAAIGGDRPAALVATSGNAGGEPISLGNREALARLAAIADIFLLHNRDILIRTDDSVVRPLEADVAPDGGHTPRHMFLRRARGYVPTPVILPVSGPPVAGLGPMLKATLCLTKGNQAFVSQHIGDLESLEAFGFYQEILDHLQGVLKVRPEALVADLHPDYPSTRFALEQNAVPVLRLQHHVAHIYAVLAEHGLMEPVLGLALDGTGLGEDGTLWGGECLLVDPGAGTYKRLGHFAPMRLPGGDAAVREPWRIAQACHFLLGDKEPGDGLPWPWITGRESATRLVGTMLEKGLNCPVTTSCGRLFDAVAAAIGVCQAIDYEGQAAILLERAQDMSEARPYACPVGLSESPARLETLELFRQAATDAARGESAGRIARRFHLGLVAGLAALAGEMATRTGIARVALSGGVLQNRTIATLLPPALRERGLTPLSQRRVPSNDGGISLGQAFYGVFVTKR is encoded by the coding sequence ATGCCAATACGCGCACGCTGCCGCCACCTTGTGGCCGGCCAGGTCCAGGGTGTGGGATTTCGCCCATTCGTCTACAGGCTGGCCCGGGAGCTTGAACTCGGGGGATTCGTCCAGAACACGCCCGAGGGCGTGGTTATCGAGGTCGAGGGCACGACGGACGCGGTCGCCGCTTTCGGCCGCCGCCTGCCGGCTGAGATTCCGCCCCTGGCCCGCATCCTTCATCATGACCAAACCCCGGCCGAACCAAGCGGCGAGACGGCGTTTCGCATCGACAAAAGCGCTCCCGGCAGCGGCCATGAGGTGCTTATCAGCCCGGACGTGGCCACCTGCCCCGACTGCCTGGCCGACATGACCGATCCGGCCAATAGGCGTTTCCGCTATCCCTTCACCAACTGCACCAACTGCGGGCCACGCTACACCATCACCCGCAGCGTGCCCTACGACCGGGAAACCACCTCCATGGCCTGTTTCCCGCTGTGCCCGGACTGCGCCGCCGAATACGCCGATCCGGCCGACCGCCGGTTCCATGCCCAGCCCAACGCCTGCCCGGTATGCGGGCCGAAGGTCTGGCTGACGGACGCCTCGGGAACGCGCCTGGCCGAGGGCGATGCGGCTATCAGGCGTCTTGCCCGGGCCCTGGCGGACGGGGCCATCGCGGCGGTCAAGGGACTCGGCGGCTTCCATCTGCTATGCGACGCGACCAACGACGCGGCCGTGCGGGAGCTGCGCCGTCGCAAACACCGGCCGTCCAAGGCCCTGGCGGTCATGGTGCCGCACCTCGACGCGGCCAAGCGTATCGGCGCGGTAGGGCCGCGCGCCGAAGAACTGCTGACCGGCACGGCGCGGCCCATCACCCTCGTACCCGTGCGCCCGGAGAGCGGCCTGTCGCCGGCCATCGCGCCGGATACCACCGAAATCGGCATCATGCTCCCCTACACGCCCCTGCACCACATCCTGCTTGGCGACTATGCCGCGGCCATCGGCGGGGACCGGCCGGCGGCGCTGGTTGCGACTTCGGGCAATGCCGGCGGCGAGCCCATCAGCCTGGGCAACCGCGAGGCGCTCGCCCGGCTTGCCGCCATCGCCGACATTTTTCTCCTACATAACCGGGACATCCTGATCCGCACCGACGATTCCGTGGTCCGCCCCCTGGAAGCCGATGTCGCCCCGGACGGCGGGCATACGCCACGGCACATGTTTCTGCGTCGGGCCAGGGGCTACGTGCCAACGCCGGTGATCCTGCCCGTGTCCGGGCCGCCGGTCGCCGGGCTGGGGCCCATGCTCAAGGCCACGCTGTGCCTGACCAAGGGCAACCAGGCCTTTGTCAGCCAGCACATCGGCGACCTGGAATCCCTGGAAGCCTTCGGATTCTACCAGGAGATCCTGGACCATCTGCAAGGCGTGCTCAAGGTGCGGCCCGAGGCGCTGGTGGCCGATCTGCACCCGGATTACCCCTCCACCCGCTTCGCCCTGGAACAAAACGCCGTGCCGGTGCTGCGCCTGCAGCACCATGTCGCCCACATCTACGCCGTGTTGGCCGAGCATGGCCTCATGGAGCCGGTCTTGGGGCTGGCCCTGGACGGCACGGGCCTTGGCGAGGACGGCACGCTTTGGGGCGGGGAATGCCTGCTCGTCGATCCGGGCGCGGGAACCTATAAGCGGTTGGGACATTTCGCGCCCATGCGCCTGCCCGGCGGGGATGCGGCCGTGCGTGAACCCTGGCGCATCGCCCAGGCCTGCCATTTTCTTTTGGGCGACAAGGAGCCGGGTGACGGCCTGCCGTGGCCCTGGATCACGGGCCGGGAAAGCGCCACGCGCCTTGTCGGGACCATGCTGGAAAAGGGACTCAACTGTCCGGTGACCACAAGCTGCGGCAGGCTCTTCGACGCGGTGGCGGCGGCCATAGGCGTGTGCCAGGCCATCGACTACGAGGGACAAGCGGCCATCCTCCTGGAGCGTGCCCAGGACATGTCGGAAGCGCGGCCGTATGCCTGTCCCGTCGGCCTGTCCGAAAGCCCGGCGCGGTTGGAAACGCTGGAGCTGTTCCGGCAGGCGGCAACGGACGCGGCGCGAGGGGAATCGGCAGGCCGCATCGCCCGTCGGTTCCATCTTGGTCTTGTTGCGGGTCTGGCCGCCCTGGCCGGAGAAATGGCCACACGCACAGGCATCGCCCGGGTGGCGCTTTCAGGTGGTGTGCTGCAAAATCGGACGATTGCGACACTCCTGCCGCCAGCCCTGCGGGAACGCGGCCTGACCCCGCTCAGCCAGAGAAGGGTCCCGTCCAACGACGGCGGCATCAGCCTGGGGCAGGCTTTCTACGGAGTTTTCGTGACAAAACGGTGA